The segment TCAGATTGCTGGATTTGACTTCAATGAAACTTTTAGTCTGATTGTCAAACCGACTACCATTCGCATTGTTCTCACTATTACTTTAAATCTACAATGGAAAGTTCGACAATTAGATGTCAATAACGCCTTTCTCAATGGTGACCTACATGAAGACATATTCATGCATCAACCTCAAGGCTTTATCGACCCTGTCAACCCAAACTATGTCTGCAAGTTCAATAAATCTCTTTATGGCCTCAAACAGGCCCCTAGAGCTTGGTTCGAAAAGCTACATCAAGCACTTGGCATTCTTGGTTTCTCATCCACCAAATCAGATCAATCTCTATTTATCAACATCACACCTACTCACTCCACTTACATTctagtatatgtggatgatattctTATCACCGGCAGCAATGATCAGTTTGTTCAACATGTGATCACTCAGCTTAACAACCAATTTGCTCTCAAAGATCTTGGAGATATTGATTACTTTATGGGTATCCAAGTCAAGCATACATCCGTTGGAATGCACTTGTCACAGGCCAAGTATATCTCCAATCTACTTCAAAAAACCAAGATGCTTCATGTCAAGCCAGTTCCTACACCTATGGTATCTAATCAGTCCCTATCCAACTCTGGAAGTGCTCCATTCAACAACACTCAACTCTATAGAAGCACTGTTGGTGCCCTCCAATATGCCACCATCACAAGGCCAGATATCACCTATAGTGTCAATCGAGTTTGCCAATTCATGCAAGCTCCTCTGACTGCTCATTAGAAGGCTGTCAAGAGAATTCTACGCTACCTGGCTGGCACTCTTCACCATGGACTCCATCTTCAGCACAGCTCCAACTCACACCTCAACATAACAGGGTTCTATGATGCAGATTAGGCATCAGATGTTGATGACCGCCACTCCACATCAGGATATTGCCTCTTTCTTGGTCCAAACTTGGTTTCCTGGCACTCACGAAAGCAACATACAGTCTCTAAGTCTTCCACCGAGGCAGAATATCGAAGTGTAGCTACCTTAGTTGCTGAAATTTCTTGGTTGCAGTCTCTCCTCAAAGAATTAAACATATCTTCCTCCACAACTCCGGTCATCTGGTGTGACAACCTCAGCACAGTGTACCTCTCGGCTAATCCCATTCTTCATGCTCGGACTAAGCACATCGAAATTGATCTTTATTTTGTCCGAGAAAAAGTTCTTCAGAAGCAAATACAAATCCATCATGTACCTTCCTCTGATCAGCTGGCAGATGTCTTCACCAAGGCAACTCCTAACTCCAAATTCCTCACCATACATGCCAAAGTCAGTGTCAACCAAAGTCCACCCTGAGTTTGAGGGGGGCTGTTAGTGAACTAGTTAAGTTAGTTGTGAAGTCCAGTTAGTTTCAACCAATCATTTCTGTTTAAAACCAACCTCTCAAGTTAGTTATAGCTATCAACAACTAAGTATATAAATACTACAGAAGTGTAATGATATAAGCAGTGAAAATAACAGCAAGAAACtttactttgtttttctcttactttgttttctcttcctcttcttctaaTCGTTTCTGTTACTCCATTTCTTCAAACAATCCCCATGTCATTAGGTGATCTGAGTGGCCTAAAATCTCTGCAGCTCTTTGATAATCAACTTTCTGGCCCCATTCCTCAAGAAATGGGAAACTTGAGATCTCTTGTTGACCTAGAAATATCCCAAAATCAACTCAATGGTTCCATTCCTACTTCACCGGGTAATTTGATCAACTTAGAAATTTTATACCTCTGTGATAACAAACTTTCTTGTTCCATTCCTCCAGAAATTGGGAAACTTCATAAGTTGGTTGAGCTAGAAATAGACACAAACCAGCTATCTGGTTTTTTACCAGAAGGCATATGCCAAGGTGAATCTCTGGAAAACTTCACGGTGTTTGACAATTTTCTCAGTTGTCCCATCCCCGAAAGCTTGAAAAATTGCCCAAGCTTAGCCAGAGCTCGGCTCCAGGGAAACCAACTCACTGGAAATATATCCGAGGCATTTGGGTCTGTCCAAACCTGTATCACATCAACTTGAGCAACAGCAACTTCTATGGCGAACTTTCTCAAAATTGGGGAAGGTGTCACAAACTACAATGGCTAGACATTGCCGGGAATAAAATCACAGGGAGCATACCAGCAGATTTTGGAATCTCAACTCAACTAACCGTGCTTAATCTTTCTTCAAATCATTTGGTTGGGGAAATTCCAAAGAAGTTGGGAAGTGTATCGTCTCTGTGGAAGCTGATTTTGAATGATAACCGACTTTCAGGGAATATACCACCTGAACTTGGATCGCTTGCTGACCTTGGGTATCTAGACCTGTCAGGAAATAGATTGAATGGTCAATACCAGAGCACTTGGGTAACTGCTTGGACTTGAATTACTTGAACCTGAGCAACAACAAACTCAGCCACGGAATTCCGGTTCAGATGGGCAAGCTCAGTCACCTCTCCCTGCTTGATCTGAGTCACAACTTAATTACAGGTGAAATCCCACCACAAATCCAAGGTTTGCAGAGCTTAGAGAAGCTTAATCTATCCCATAACAACCTATCTGGTATCATTCCAAAGGCTTTTGAGGATATGCATGGCTTGTGGCAAGTCGACATATCTTACAATGATTTGCAGGGTTCCATTCCCAACAGCGAAGCATTTCAGGATGTTACCATTGAAGTGTTGCAGGGAAACAAAGGTTTGTGTGGTAGCGTTAAAGGGTTACAACCTAGCGAAAATCGTTCTGCAACAAAGGGTACTCATAAAGCTGTATTCATAATCATATTCTCTCTTTTGGGAGCACTTCTACTTCTTTCTGCTTTCATTGGGATTTCCTTGATTTCTCAAGGAAGAAGAAATGCAAAAATGGAGAAGGCCGGTGATGTACAGACTGAAAATCTCTTCTCAATCTCGACTTTTGATGGAAGAACAACGTATGAAGCAATCATAGAGGCGACCAAGGATTTTGATACCATGTATTGCATCGGAGAGGGAGGACATGGAAGCGTATACAAAGCAGAGCTGCCGTCAGGTAACATAGTAGCTGTGAAGAAGCTTCACCGATTCGACATTGACATGGCACATCAAAAGGATTTCGTGAATGAAATAAGAGCATTGACAGAGATAAAGCATCGAAATATCGTGAAGCTTCTGGCTTTCTGCTCGTATTCACGACACTCATTTCTGGTATACGAGTACCTGGAACGAGGGAGCTTGGGTACAATCTTGAGCAAAGAATTAGAAGCTAAGGAAGTGGGTTGGGGTACAAGGGTAAACATTATTAAAGGGGTGGCTCATGCTTTGTCTTACCTGCACCATGATTGTGTGCCTCCAATTGTTCATCGAGACATATCAAGCAATAATGTTCTGCTGGATTCTAAATATGAGGCCCATGTATCCGACTTTGGCACTGCTAAGTTTCTGAAGCTAGACTCATCAAACTGGAGCACCCTTGCAGGCACATATGGATATGTCGCACCAAGTATATAAGTTCCCTCTTCTCTTCAGTTATCAAAGAAATAATCTAATATGTACAggtgtatgtatatataatcTTTGTCTTTTGATTTTCCAGAGCTTGCTTACACCATGAAGGTAACCGAGAAATGCGATGTCTACAGCTTTGAGTGCTGGCACTTGAAGTGATGAGAGGAAGACATCCTGGAGATCTTATCTCCTCTCTATCAGCTTCACCAGGGAAGGATAACGTAGTGTTGAAAGATGTGTTAAGACCCTCGACTCCCACCTCCCACACTCCGAGACGAAGCAGAAGTGATGTCTGTCATACAGCTCGCAACTGCATGCTTAAATGGCAGTCCACCATCTAGGCCGACCATGCAGATGGTTTCTCAGATGTTGTCTCAAAGGATTTAATCCATCTAGGAAAGATTTAATTTGTGTGGAACTCTATCCAGTCTTACGAATTTGTGTGCAAATATGCATATATAGTGATtgtatttaatgaaaaaataaatcttcaatTCTGTGATATCCTCTGTGGGTTCATTTGTCACTCACCATCAAGATTCCAATCAACAAATTTTTCAGGTATTGTATTCTAAAACAAGGGCCCGGTCCGGTCCGGGTCCAAGAAAGTTTGATTACAAAAGTCTAAgatatgaaattcaaaatatgaggaagatacaaagaaataaatttattaataaaaaagagtataaaacaataaaattattttaaaattttaaagtaatgaTGAGTACTCTTTTGtttaaagacaattttttatttcaaagactatttttaaaaataattttttttatcaagaaagagaaaataatattcaaactTTAAGAACTTGGTTGACAAATTTTGGagtgaaataattatttttaaaaatttgttttatataaaatctCATTTGGGAATGTtggtttttgaataattttgtaaaagtcTAAGAACACCattaatattgttttcttaaaatcaatattaattgTCATTGttggtttcaatttttttttttaaataagcttAAAACCAACATTATCAATATTGATTTTGCtgcatatagaaaaaaaatagttaacaGCCCACCTTTtgcatattttataatttatcctattatattcaaaatttaacattttattcCCTAACTTGTTAAAAGTAACACTTCGATATCATTCAAGAAccctttataaattataaatgaaattgcttgtttgttttttttcacaCTTTAATTCCAACATTGGTTCGAGATTGAATataaacaattttcaattagCAGCATTGAAATAGAATTTTTCAAACGTTTTTTAAACATGACGATcactaattttgattttgaaaagatattatatgattattcatatttttccatattATTGTAAAATGTGATAATCAAACTTAGactatatgtatttttatttttatttttatatatttagctttatttcttttcttaagAAGTAATTCATTCACCATTGACAGGAAAACATGACTCAAGTCTGAATGGTAAAGTGTTACTTTTTTACAAGTTGGGAGTAAAGCACCAAATGTAAGGCATGAGAgggtaaaatataaaatatgtaaaaaaattctttaaagaattcttcaaaaaatcaaaacacgTGAAACACCCTAAAGCAAAAGTGAACTAAATTATCCTTCTTTGGAATTGCATAAAAGGGTTTgtatataaaactaaaaatattgcATCTATTGATACTTTTTGTGccacattgaattttttttttttttgtgggatgAGACACATGGGtggcttttattttattttattgatataaaGGTGTTATCTTAAAGTTGCAGTTTTATCAAGATAATCGACCATGTAACCTTTACTATTAAGATCTTATTGAATGGTTATCATTATTGTACAAGTTTGTTTTATATTGAGAACTTAAAGATGCAAAAAAAGCAAGAGCTCCATAGTGTGGAAAGCAAAAAAGGCTTTACCAAGTGAAGACCAAAACTCCATTATAATCCTAACCAACCTTCATATTATGTCATGTACATATTTGTTTGTTCTTCAAAGACAAAACAATCGATATCACTCTACTTTTAGAGGCATAATTATATTCAGTGAGAGATTGCGAAACAAGAACGAGTCTTGAACTATCCGAAtaatgaagaaatgattgaaagGTTCATTAATGATAGATTTGCGTGAAAACCACCTAAAATGACTCATGTTTTTAGATGATGGAGTCTCcctaacaattgaaaaaaaaaaaaaacaacaatactCAACAatcttaaagaaaaacaaagataagAAGAATTAGAGATGAGAAAGAGCAGCAAATCATATCATTTGCTTTAATACCATATCAAgttgaaaacaagaaaatggaagaagaaaataaccCTTTCttattgaacaaaaaattgaataaaaaatacagAATCAAAAGTTATATAAAGAGCTCAATAACAACTTTAGCAAAGTTACAACAAACAAATATGTACACAACTTAATTCTTCATATTCGATATGATAGGtttaagttgttaatttaaaattttttatttaatattcactttaaatattaaaattatttgctaaaattaaatacttatttgaatatttttttttaacttctatataaaatataaaatataaaatataatggcttttatataaaacttatgaatttatctttaaaaaaaattattatatttttaaaataagtttcaaagagtttttatatttaatgtaaaagtttatattattttttctttttaaaaacaaaaaataaaaaatatatcaaaatgataccaaacttaaaattttccaaaaattattaggttatttgattaaaatggttATTGGaaacctaaatttgaaaatctaaccctttatcattttttggccccattttgacaaaaatgtccttattatttcttgtaaaaacaacttttaaatatatatatatataatatttaaaatagtgaatgatatttatatcaaaaatgaGTTTCCAGTTTAGAgaacaaatttctatttttaggaacaaaaactatttttaaaatcaattctcatacaaattctaataaatttttgtatattttatcaCAACTCAACAGAATTTTGCATCATGATGTCAACAATTGTACAAAATGCACAAGTCTCTCCAATGTTTCAAGATAATCATAAACTCATACTTGGAGTTCAAGTCCACCGTAtaatagaaatatttaaaacttcTCTTAGTTTGATAATGAAATAAACCTTAATTGGTGAAAGAAAATAtactacatattttttaattggtttGGTAAGTCAATTTTCTCAAGgttataaaatcataatttaataagtaattttattaactttaaatattttcaaccattgtttaagatttttctaaaaaggaaaaaagttatgattttatacaataatttatttgaaaattataaaaagagaaaagaaaaaagaaatagttGAATGCCATAAAAAGTGAATACTATGGCtttatttgaaaagtgtttttgagaATGGATCTAAaaagataacaattttttacaactattttataacattttgtaaaacaaaagtttgttaaagaatttaaaatattttgtaagtACGTGGAtggatagtgattttaagaagtatttttaatttttataattcttaaaaaatataaaaaatttatatgttaaaaaatataaaaaatatttcttaaaatcactcttaaacatat is part of the Vitis riparia cultivar Riparia Gloire de Montpellier isolate 1030 chromosome 17, EGFV_Vit.rip_1.0, whole genome shotgun sequence genome and harbors:
- the LOC117904201 gene encoding probable leucine-rich repeat receptor-like protein kinase At1g35710; this encodes MTDEYLALLRNNTWDLVPPPTDRKLISCKWVFKVKENPDGTINKYMARLVAKGFRQIAGFDFNETFSLIVKPTTIRIVLTITLNLQWKVRQLDVNNAFLNGDLHEDIFMHQPQGFIDPVNPNYVCKFNKSLYGLKQAPRAWFEKLHQALGILGFSSTKSDQSLFINITPTHSTYILVYVDDILITGSNDQFVQHVITQLNNQFALKDLGDIDYFMGIQVKHTSVGMHLSQAKYISNLLQKTKMLHVKPVPTPMVSNQSLSNSGSAPFNNTQLYRSTVGALQYATITRPDITYSVNRSLLKELNISSSTTPVIWCDNLSTVYLSANPILHARTKHIEIDLYFVREKVLQKQIQIHHVPSSDQLADVFTKATPNSKFLTIHAKLFDNQLSGPIPQEMGNLRSLVDLEISQNQLNGSIPTSPEIGKLHKLVELEIDTNQLSGFLPEGICQGESLENFTVFDNFLSCPIPESLKNCPSLARARLQGNQLTGNISEAFGSVQTWNIPPELGSLADLGYLDLSGNRLNGQYQSTWMGKLSHLSLLDLSHNLITGEIPPQIQGLQSLEKLNLSHNNLSGIIPKAFEDMHGLWQVDISYNDLQGSIPNSEAFQDVTIEVLQGNKGLCGSVKGLQPSENRSATKGTHKAVFIIIFSLLGALLLLSAFIGISLISQGRRNAKMEKAGDVQTENLFSISTFDGRTTYEAIIEATKDFDTMYCIGEGGHGSVYKAELPSGNIVAVKKLHRFDIDMAHQKDFVNEIRALTEIKHRNIVKLLAFCSYSRHSFLVYEYLERGSLGTILSKELEAKEVGWGTRVNIIKGVAHALSYLHHDCVPPIVHRDISSNNVLLDSKYEAHVSDFGTAKFLKLDSSNWSTLAGTYGYVAPKLAYTMKVTEKCDVYSFECWHLK